The genomic region cacacacacacacacacacacacacccttaaatCTGATTATACTCCACAGATACATCAAACACGATGTTCACCAGCTCACCTGCGCTGAACATTTACAGCTTCCCGTGGGAGAGGTtgagtgggcggagtcacgGCAAGACGCAATCGTAAAAACACGTGAcgggagaaaaataaatgattttttttttttttactgatttgcGTTCCATTTATAGTTGGAACTCGGAGTTTTCCCGAGGACGTCTTTACGGCCATCGTCGGCTAGTCAAATCACAGCATTAGCTCATATGCTACGTCGTGTCCAAATGGAGCTGTCAGACAAGATTGACAGCTTCAGTGTGTCATCAAACATCTTTATCACTTCAGCAGCATTAGTAACTCTTACCATGTAGCTAATCAAATCACACTGCGcaaacattagcattagctaggggtggagtggcgcagtggttaagacctgtgtgcgaaagacatcataatCGCAATGGTcccaagttcgattccacccctagctgattgtactcaattcaattgtaagtcgctttggataaaagcgtctgctaaatgacatgtaatgtaatgtaatgtaattagcTCATACGCTACGTCATCTGTCATCGGCCATTGACAGTTTTTGTGTGTCCTACATAAATAGCTATGGCGCGTTCCGTTTGCAGTTGGAACTTTCCGAGGACGCCCTTACCGCCGCGTTGGCATTGGCTGAAACACTTCTCGTTCACATTGAATGGGAACCAGCAAAAAATTGGAGGGGGAATTTTTAAACTCGTCCCGAAATAACGAAATAAGGCAGTTGCTGGAAAAGAAAACCTGCGTAACGCGTTGAATTTGTTCATATTCAAAAGTTACGTAGTGCAGTTTTACGTTGAAAAGCCATCGCTAAAACCCACAGTGTATGAAATTGTACGACGTTTGTGTTTGAGTCtacaataaagaaacaaacacaccaaaaaatcATATTTGTACGATATTATCAAAGAACCTGACGTCACTAAAGTCAATACACGGTTAAATACACGATGTTCGTTTTCTATATGACACCATTGTAATaccgcgcgtgtgtgtgtgtgtgtgtgtgtgtgtgttccctcctCTCCCGTCTCTCCGTTGCCTACGTGGGCCATGTTCGTGTCCTGCGCCTGTCCTCACTCCGGTCCGCAGGTTCTGCTGCGGTTCTGCTGCTGTTACCAGGAGGACAAGCTCAGTTCAGTCCCATGTTCGTCTGTGCGCGTCCCTCCGTCGGTCTGTCCCGCCGACTGTGCCTCCTCCGCCGGTTCGTTTGTCTTTTCCCGGTCCGTGTTCGTTTTATTCCGTCTGTGTCCGTCAGTGGTTTCTGCGTCGCTtccgtgaggaggaggaaaaaaacgtcgacgttacacacacacacacacacacctccgtGTTTCTGTAGCTCCgcccacacagagagagagagagcgaggacatcaaaataaaataatgcaatatTCGTTTGTAGTAATGTTTTTTAagacatattttaataaaacaattcaaaaaatattttatggattttttttaaaattgaaaaaccAACGCCAAAACAATAAtagaaagaaatattttttaaatctacaagtaaaataaaaaatatatgtttttagtaaaaatcaaaaaatattttgtggaatttttgaaattgaaaactgacagaaaaaaataattatgtatttttttttaaaattacaatattCATTGtagaaatgattacattttatttattatataatgtaaGAAGTTAATCATCATGTATGTTGGGAAATTTAAagtttaacaaacaaaaagtgtcaGTGTTAAATTCTAGATTCTTGTGTGAGTGAAATAATCCAGGCTTGGaagtaaaaaaatgacatataaaacaaagtatCTAAACATAAATTCACCGTAAACTTCTTCCCTCAGAGTCACGATTAAAACAAACGGAATAAAACCTGTaccttgttttgaaaaaaaaatctgtttcacgtaaataaaactacatttcCCATCAGCCCCTGCTGGGAGCAGTTAATGCGTGTTGtggttgtgaaatgtttttctgtttttgttgaacATAAATATTGTGCGATGATGAGAATGAAACACTTTCAGAGCTTTCAGAGTTTCACACCCCTTAGCCGGGAAGTGGTTCAGTCCGAGCTCCATCAGGAACATTAGAACTTCGGGGTCCACTGCAACTGGGGTTACAGTTGAGCAaattttttgaatgaatgatcaaattcaaaaatacaaaaaaataaattgttttgtaaatatataaacacagacttcGTTTTTCTTTACCTCATCtatcgtcgtcttcttctttctcctccagctGTCCCAAGAGCTCCTGCTGAAGCTCCGCCTTCCTCAGCTTGTCGCGGCAGAGCGCCGCCCTCTGCGCCTGCTCCTTgtccaaattagacaaaaatttGTTCAAACTTAAAAATTGTGCAAATTTGACCCAAAGAAGTTTGAAATTTGACTAAACTTTTGGAAAACTTTATGCAAATTTGGTAGTTTTATTCAAATTAGCTTCGATGTTACTCACATttggtaaaaacattttttttttcttttttgtaaaattttggtTACAGTTTACTCACATTTGGTTAAATTTAACGAAACTAACCTGTGGTACATATTTTGAATggtaataatgtttttacagtaaaattaGTAACGCAATTTTTGTTTAAGTAGTGGGGGGGGTTGCATTGGAAATATAACTAAGAAACGGGTTTTCTCGCAactcattgtttttattaaacaatAAACTGTTTAAAAGCGAGCAACAGCAGCTTTGCCTCAGACCGCCGTGTTTTTGGTTTCGTTAgacgtttgttttttgtgacattaatTTGTGCAATTTTTCGGTAAACATTAgcatcatatttttgttttgttttttaacattactTGGTTTCTGGAAAACATCGTagaaaaccaaaaccaaaaattTGCTTCAATTACTTTGAATTTAATTTGCAATTGTACTTTTTACCTGGACCTCAGCGGCTCTGTTCCTGGTCGCCTTCGTCTCCGGAGTTTCCACCTCGCTTGTACGTTTGCCCGCAGTTGTCTCCGCCGAGGGTCAAGTTCACCAAAGTTACCAAAGTGAAGAAGTCGACAGCAAGATAACGACGGGCAGGCGTTTTATATGATGAGCAGAATCACTGTGTTAAGATATGAGTGCTACCATGGGAGTTTACCTGAGAATTCTGCAACGATATTTACTCATTAAAGTTAAGCAATCAAAAACACTCACTTCCTATTCTTCTCCTGTCACGGTATCTTGACTCCTCCCTCCAGCAGGTGGCCCACTGCTCGCCATCTCGTCCGTTTTGGACGGCGTGTTTCTCGTCGTCTGTGACACGTTTTCGTGGGGGTTAATCTTAGCAACGCTCACGACGGATTCATTCTGGCGAGGTTGGTTTTGtacaaaacatgtcatttagcggacgcttttatccaaagcgactcacAATGATGTCTTttacacacagggtaccggtcttaaccactgagccactccacccagtAACTGCGTGAACAACAGAGGGACAACGGTTgttgaacaaataaaaactgcacaaacatttgagctaacttcctgtcatttacattttgttttgacatttctacagccataaaatcaaaataaatccacacatATCAGGGTCAAGGTCATTAGAGGGCGAAGAGACACTGACTTTGAGTTTACTCCCGACTCCCAGCATGTTCTGGATCTCCCACATTCTCTCAGTGAAGCCTTTGATGCGAACGCCACTGCTGTAGTTCATCTTGTTGCCAACGTATGGGATGGCACTCTCAGGGGGGAGGTTACCTctgagggggaggagacagGAAACCAGAGAGAACCACTGATGGACATTCTAACATGTTCTGATCTTTTACAGATATATCTaattttatacattatatatgtggacatacattaaaaatataCTCTCTGAAAGACACTgacattctcaaatgttttcttttttatactaAATTAATCAGAAACCCTGATTCATAGCagattttttgtcttttctggcctgacattattttaatatttgatgtattatattgtaattataatgataagtTACCTTTGTTTAGAAATCACCTACAAAAACAGTTGGaaatgtgaactttgaaatttaaaccaaaatacaaagcatagcaACGAGACCAAAAATCCTATTCATGgttaatattcaatggaattgtttttttaatcatcataaaagtacttaatgttgtcattatttatatatagagaGTTTTGTGACAccaacattttctattttacaacatttttgatgattagcatacagtatatcagtgaataaaaatgaattaataatatttattatttgttgttaattatttgttttttttattatttcttttttctttttttgttagtgTTAGTGTAGGATTTTTTAAGTCCAGGAGATGGCAGCAAAGAACCACCATAGATCcaagctgctgttgctgacaTGTATTCTGATGTTAAAAAGCTTGTGTGTACAAGTAGAACATggttatatattgtttttatatattacatatctAAGAGGTTACTTAGATTATAACCTAAACTGTAAGTATGTATTATGACAAAAACTTAGTATGTGCTATAGAAGAGGTTTTAAATCGTCTCAGAGaaagtgtgtggctcttaaaagagccgttgttGTGTTGAAGGGTCCGCGTTCACTTCTTGGACGCGGCCTTCTCGGTCTTCTTGGGCAGGAGAACAGCCTGGATGTTGGGCAGGACTCCGCCCTGGGCGATGGTGACTCCGCCCAGCAGCTTGTTGAGCTCCTCGTCGTTGCGGACAGCCAGCTGCAGGTGGCGCGGGATGATGCGGGTCTTCTTGTTGTCGCGGGCGGCGTTTCCGGCCAGCTCCAGGATCTCA from Solea senegalensis isolate Sse05_10M unplaced genomic scaffold, IFAPA_SoseM_1 scf7180000014529, whole genome shotgun sequence harbors:
- the LOC122761305 gene encoding histone H2A-like; the encoded protein is MSGRGKTGAGKARAKAKTRSSRAGLQFPVGRVHRLLRKGNYAQRVGAGAPVYLAAVLEYLTAEILELAGNAARDNKKTRIIPRHLQLAVRNDEELNKLLGGVTIAQGGVLPNIQAVLLPKKTEKAASKK